The genome window AAACCGCCACAATGCCTGCGCATGCGAAGCACGGCGCGTACCAGCAAACAGCGCTTTCATGTCCGCTGCCGGCTCATGCGTGCAATTGCCATACGCGCTGACCAGGTTTTCGTACCGCCTCTTCAGCCGAGGTTCAAGCTTTAAAAAATCTGATGCATACTACATATCATCGCAATTTATCCGACTTGTGTAGATACCTATACCCAAGACAGAAAGGAGAGCCGGTGTTCGCTTCGCGATTTGCACGGTAGCGGGCGGATTAGTGTTAAACTTAACCACGTTTTTTTGGTTGGACCCATGCATATATTACTTAGCAACGACGACGGCTATTCGGCTCCCGGCCTGATCGCGCTGTCCGCAGCATTGAAAGAGCGAGCCAAAGTTACCGTAGTAGCGCCGGAGCGCAATCGCAGCGGCGCGAGCAACTCGCTTACGCTGGACAGACCCTTGCACGTAAGCGTTGCGAGCAACGGTTTTTTCAAGGTCGACGGCACGCCCACCGACTGCGTACATCTGGCCATTACCGGCCTGCTTGAGCAGGAACCGGATATGGTATTCGCCGGCATCAATCACGGTGCGAACCTGGGCGATGACGTCATCTATTCAGGTACGGTGGCGGCGGCAACCGAAGGCCGCTTTTTGGGGTTGCCGGCAATGGCGGTTTCACTGGACGGCACCCATCCGCAGCATTTCGAAACGGCGGCGCGAGTGGCCACGCGCCTGCTTGAGCACCTGCTAGCAAACCCGCTGCCGGACGATACTATCCTGAATGTCAACGTTCCCGACGTCCCGCTTGACGCAATACGCGGATTTCAGTCCACGCGGCTGGGACAGCGTCACAAGGCCGAATCGGTCATCCGCTCGACCGACCCCAGGGGACGCGAAATTTTCTGGGTGGGCAGCGCCGGACCGGAACAGGATGCCGGGCCAGGCACCGACTTTTATGCAATTCGCCACAACTTCGTTTCGGTGACGCCTTTACAAATAGATCTGACCCGCCATGACGGGCTGGCGGCCCTTGCTGATTGGCTGCCGTCAGGAGGGAATCTTTGACACTGAGTCACGAAGGCATAGGCATGACCTCCCGCCGCACGCGGGAACGCATGATAGGACGCATACGCGAACAAGGCGTCCACATGGAAAGGGTACTGGAAGTCATGCTGCAAACGCCGCGCCACCTTTTTGTGGAAGAGGCGTTTGCAGGCCGCGCTTATGAAGACATGCCGCTGCCGATCGGTTTCAACCAGACCATTTCGCAGCCCTACAGCGTCGCGCGCATGACCCAGCTGCTGCTCGAAAACCGCAATGTCGAAAAAGTTCTCGAAGTCGGCACCGGGTCCGGTTATCAGACCGCCATATTGGCGCAACTGGTCGGCAAGGTTTACAGCGTGGAACGCATCTACCCGCTCCAGCAGCGCGCCCGACGCTGCCTGCAAAACCTGCGTTTGCGCAACATCCGCTTACAGCATACCGACGGCAACGAAGGTTGGGCCGAGTATGCGCCCTACGACGGCATACTGGTCGCAGCCGCGCCGACGCGAGCGCCCCAGGGCTTGATCGACCAGTTGGCGATAGGCGGCAGACTCATCATTCCCATAGGCGACGGCAGAGACCAGATGCTGCACAAGATTACCCGCACCGAGACCGGTTTTGAAGATGAGGTCATCGAACCAGCCATTTTTGTTCCGCTGCTGGATGATGTTATTTAATCGCTAAATTGCATGTATTCTTCGAAAGCCATTGATATACCAAGCTGTTGAACTTTCCCAAAAATAGATTTATGTTAACGGCTCCAGAGTCATTCGACTCATTACCTAGCAGGAGCATCCATGGGATTGTTCAGTTTTATAAAAGATGCGGGGGAAAAACTCCTCGGCGGCGCTTCCAGCGAAGATCAGGAATCGGCAAATCGCTCCGCAAGCGCGGCGATTACCGCTCATGTCCAGTCACTGCAATTGCCGGTAACCGAGCTGCATGTTGCGGTAGAGAAGGCGGCGCATAGCGCAGAGGTCTCCGGCAGCGTACCCGATCAGGAAACGTGCGAAAAAGTCATACTCGCGTGCGGAAACGTCGAAGGAATCGACTCGATAAACGACAAACTATACATCGCAGGCAACAATGGTGCTGCAACAGGCGAAGCGGTATTCCACACAGTGGCTGGCGGAGAGACCTTGTCCGCAATCGCAAAAAAACATTATGGCAACGCCAACGGCTACACTGCCATTTTTGAAGCCAACAAGCCGATGCTGAAGCATCCGGATAAGATTTATCCGGGTCAGGTGTTGCGTATCCCACCGCAAACAGCAAGCGTATAAACCTGCGCTCATGCGCCTTTGAAAACGTGCGGGGATTTTATTCCGCACGTAATGCGTGTGGCTTTTTTCCACTGTCGCATTAAACTCGGCCTTGTTATCGCTTTAATAGGCATTTACACCATGAAAACAACGGCGGATGCGGTAATAAGTCTATAGTAGAGTGCAAAGCAACGATCAGGTAAAGACAATACTTTGATATCGTTACCGTGTAAATCGTGAAGCGAACACCTCACCCCCTCTCCGGGGGTGAGGGTGTAAAGCGCTTGTTGCCTGCATCAAAGTTTTTGATAACTCAAACGCTTTTAGCCTCACCCTAGCCCTCTCCCACAGGAGAGAGAACTTGTCTAGATACCTATGCGCTCCGGGAGAGGCAGGGTGAGGGAAACCGTTCATGGTGCGAGCGTTTTGCATGATAGGGAGCGACGCTTGCGCCATGAACGGTTAGGCGAGAACGCGTAAACCGTACTTCATTAAATACGCCTTGCAGGGAACCTTGCTGACTTCGGCGATAAAAAGATGCGTTTATCATATACGGAATGCTGCTGAAGTGAAACGCATACGGCTTTAAATCCTGTTCGCTGATGTTCCGCAAAACCGCATTGACTTGGTAATTGAGTTGCCGTTGTCGCACCAGAACGGGTAACAAGGTCTTTGGCGTACCCTGGCGGCATCCAAGCCCCATTAATCTTTGCCGTAAGCATCCCGTAATATATCTTCCGCGCTCCATCCCGCTTCCGCCAAGGCTTTTGCACGCTCAACAGCCATGCCTTGGCCGTGACCGGCTCCGGCACCGCTGAAAATCCAGGCATTTTCCGATACAAGATGCTCAATGGCGTCGGGGCATGACGGCAGCTTGAAGGCGTTGCGGAAAATTTCGCAACCAAGCACCTCTTCGTTTTCGGGATAGAGCAGGTGGATTAACACCGCGCCATCCTTGCGCCGCTCCCTGCGAACATCCAATACCGTCGGCTCAGCGAGCCGGACTGCCAGCTCCCCGCCATCCAGACGGCGCTGCCAACGCTCATCGCCGCCGTAGGCAAAAGACAGCCAATCCAGTTTCGCTTCGCCAGCCAGACGGTCCAGATAACGCAGCAAGCGCGGGTCGGTGGTAACGGAAAGTTGTTGCTCCGGCTTTGTGGGAACAGCATTGCCCATGAATACCATGCAGTGCGTGGTATCGCATAGCGATGCGGAATCGCTGTGCCGATGTGCGCCATGGCTGCCGTTCCAGACAATGATTGCGCGCAGCGCGGCGCGGGCAGCGCCTTTAAGCTCCTGCGCCTCCGCCGCCAGCACCGCGTCGGCGTAACTTTCACTGTCGGTTTCCAGAATCACCGGGCCGCCGGCAGACTGCTCTTTCAATATGCCGCTGACCCAGCGCTCTGAACGGCTGCTTTTCGCGCTGGAAACTATACGGAACTGTCCGCACAGGCTGAAGCGCGAGTTAAAGGCAGTCAAGGCAGGGCAATCCTGTTGCGCCTCCCAGCTGCTGCGCGGCGTCAGCGTTAACAATCTGACTTTAGCGCTGGAGTAACGCACAGGGTGCGTCTGCCGCCATTGAGCCAGCTGCTGCGCGGCTCGTTGCAGCAACGCGGCGCCGGGAACGCCACGTTGCCGGAACAGGGCCAGATAAACCGGGTGCTCCGCCGGCCAGACCACCAGTAAATGACCCAGCAGCGGATTGCCGTTCGTGTCTGAAACCGTTCCTGTTTTGCTCAAGGCATGAAGCTGTTGCAATAAGCGCTTATCCGGCGCGCTCTGCGCGGCCAAAGTCGAATCGGGCGATACGCCGTTTTGATTGAGTCCTGAAAAGTAGAACGGTTTTGACAGCAGCGAAATACGCAATACCAGCGCCAATTCATTCAGTGTGCCTTCAATTGGAAAAATTCCATCAGCGTTGCGTTCTCCCAGATAAGCACGTATGGGAGTGCTCGCTGTCCGCTCAAGCGAAGCAAGCCCCTCGCCGGAGGATGAATGGTTGGGGCGAGAGTTTCCGAAGCCCGCAACATCGGGCGCTGTCACGGAATGAATATCTATCGCCCCCTGACTTTTGAGCGGAGAAAGCAGCAAACGCAGACGATCGATATCCAGTTGATCCTGACGCCCCAGCAGTTTATCGGTGTTGCTGGTTACCAGCTCCGCTCCCAACGAGACAGGGTCGGCCTGTTTTAACGCGGCGGCATAAGGAATCTTCAGCAGGGAGCCGGGAGGATAGCGGGTTTTACGGTCGCCGGATATTTCCAATATGCGCCCGCTCGACAAACTCATCAACAGAAAGGCGCTGCTTCCACTTGCATCGAAGGGCGCGCCCAGCAACGCGGCCAGCCTGGCGGAAACCGCGCACGCGGATTCAGGCCAGCCTGTCTGCATCAGCAACCGGCCCAGCGTCTCTCTTTCGGAATGCCCCAGATTCGCGCCGCGCCGTACCACAGCGTGCAGAAGCTCCCTATCCTGCTCGCTCGGCGCATCGGTTGCAACCTTGTGCGCCAGTTCGCCGCTGAAATACATCGCAGCGGCTTCTTCGGCCCATAACGGCAACCGTCCCGCACAACTGCGATGACTCGCTTCATGGAGTAATTCATGACGCAGATAAACGCTGCTGTCGAAATTGCCCCGAGGATACGAACGCAGATAAATACTGCCCGGCCGCCAACCTCCGGCGTGGCCGCCGCTGAAATTTCCATCGGTCAGCGCCGGAAAAACGCGCACCGGATCGTTCTCCGAGGGAATATTGTAGCCTCTGTCCGCCAATTGACTCAGCGCCGCCTGCCCTGTCTGATGCAGCGCCGGTTGTTGGGCAAGTATGCCGAAGAACAGAATGGCGGCGCTCGCTTCTCGAAAAACGCAGCGCCGGAACCCCTTCGGATGGAGTATCATCTTACACATCTATTCCACCTGAGTGGTGCTGGAAGAGTTCGTTCCACGACGGTTAAGCCGATTTGCTTACCCAAAAAGTACAACAACATTAACAAACGATCTTGATCGCATATCATGCCGTAACAGCGCGCTCGGCGCATATGTAATGGTCAACAAACTCCGGACGCCTGTTCAGGCAGCGTTTCTATAATATTCTTTCTCGAATTTGAGAGGGGACTGGGACTGATAACCCAATGTTGAGTGTGATCGGCGGCCATTATAAAAAGCCAAATAATCAATCACACTCTGTTTTGCCTCCTCCGTTGGGCCTTGAATTTTTCGTAGTTGAGCTGCTCATGCTTCAAGCTGCGAAAAAAACGTTCGGTCGGCGGTCGAGTCAACCGAAAGGAACCGCCCCCTTCAGTTGCTCACGGAACCGTACGTGAATCTCTCGATTCATACGGCTCTTGTTATTCAGCCACCCAGCTCCAAACTCGCCAGTGAGCAAATAATGTCGGATATTGTCGATATAGCTCTCGTAACCATTGGCTGGCACGCCATTTCCGGCGCTGTAGCGATTTGAATTTCCGCCTCGCCCAGCTCAATAGCTTTTCGTTGATGTCGCTATAAATAGCAGACATAGCCGATTTCCTGAACTTTCCGTCATAAGTTATCCATCCCTGAATAATCGGATTAATGGCCTTCGCCAAATCTACAATGCTCTGACTGTACCCCCGCTTTTATCAACGGATGTCTCTTGCGCTTTACCCTCATGGCTTTCAACGCCTTACGCC of Candidatus Methylospira mobilis contains these proteins:
- the surE gene encoding 5'/3'-nucleotidase SurE is translated as MHILLSNDDGYSAPGLIALSAALKERAKVTVVAPERNRSGASNSLTLDRPLHVSVASNGFFKVDGTPTDCVHLAITGLLEQEPDMVFAGINHGANLGDDVIYSGTVAAATEGRFLGLPAMAVSLDGTHPQHFETAARVATRLLEHLLANPLPDDTILNVNVPDVPLDAIRGFQSTRLGQRHKAESVIRSTDPRGREIFWVGSAGPEQDAGPGTDFYAIRHNFVSVTPLQIDLTRHDGLAALADWLPSGGNL
- a CDS encoding protein-L-isoaspartate(D-aspartate) O-methyltransferase — translated: MTLSHEGIGMTSRRTRERMIGRIREQGVHMERVLEVMLQTPRHLFVEEAFAGRAYEDMPLPIGFNQTISQPYSVARMTQLLLENRNVEKVLEVGTGSGYQTAILAQLVGKVYSVERIYPLQQRARRCLQNLRLRNIRLQHTDGNEGWAEYAPYDGILVAAAPTRAPQGLIDQLAIGGRLIIPIGDGRDQMLHKITRTETGFEDEVIEPAIFVPLLDDVI
- the lysM gene encoding peptidoglycan-binding protein LysM; translated protein: MGLFSFIKDAGEKLLGGASSEDQESANRSASAAITAHVQSLQLPVTELHVAVEKAAHSAEVSGSVPDQETCEKVILACGNVEGIDSINDKLYIAGNNGAATGEAVFHTVAGGETLSAIAKKHYGNANGYTAIFEANKPMLKHPDKIYPGQVLRIPPQTASV
- a CDS encoding group II intron maturase-specific domain-containing protein, which codes for MVDLAKAINPIIQGWITYDGKFRKSAMSAIYSDINEKLLSWARRKFKSLQRRKWRASQWLRELYRQYPTLFAHWRVWSWVAE